One Salvia splendens isolate huo1 chromosome 22, SspV2, whole genome shotgun sequence DNA segment encodes these proteins:
- the LOC121786481 gene encoding dehydrin ERD10-like gives MARQIFDSTGQVIGWILSNSSELDVDVRTAEQAAQLQRSNSSSSGEEEIWKDGEMKKKKKDKKKSDYNKPTQEAEENKGKLPRIKKVEVLVSPPPTPAAAAEGASTQGADNKEKKG, from the exons ATGGCACGACAAATTTTTGATTCGACAGGACAAGTTATTGGTTGGATACTTTCGAATTCGTCTGAATTGGATGTGGATGTTCGAACTGCAGAACAAGCTGCACAACTTCAGCGATCAAACAGCTCCTCT TCGGGTGAGGAAGAAATATGGAAAGATGGagaaatgaagaagaaaaagaaggataaaAAGAAGAGTGATTACAACAAACCAACTCAAGAGGCTGAAGAGAATAAAGGTAAGCTTCCCCGCATCAAGAAGGTGGAGGTACTTGTTTCACCTCCACCAACTCCGGCAGCAGCAGCCGAGGGCGCCTCTACTCAGGGGGCTGACAACAAGGAGAAGAAAGGTTGA
- the LOC121788086 gene encoding uncharacterized protein LOC121788086, producing the protein MEAITTTPAAAVSLAMFSPDKFRDPSSRRALRFSTSAKKDRNSSSGNGNGDTDLKLVPILRNHTLSEDAAMGVVLSAANVRGWTTGSGMEGPSSPAGSETRRVSTFPWSLFTKSPQRRMRVAFTCNVCGQRTTRAINPHAYTDGTVFVQCCGCNVFHKLVDNLNLFHEMKCYVDPSFNPNVNDGMSVKFFDEDEDKGADIFPGI; encoded by the exons ATGGAGGCCATCACCACCACACCCGCCGCCGCCGTATCGCTGGCGATGTTCTCCCCCGATAAATTCAGAGACCCTTCTTCCCGGCGTGCTCTGCGCTTCTCCACCTCAGCCAAAA AAGATAGAAACAGCAGCAGCGGCAACGGCAACGGCGATACTGATCTCAAGCTCGTCCCAATCCTCAGAAATCATACGCTTTCGGAG GATGCGGCGATGGGGGTGGTTCTGAGCGCGGCCAACGTGAGGGGATGGACTACCGGGTCGGGTATGGAAGGCCCGTCGTCGCCGGCCGGGTCCGAGACCAGG CGTGTGTCCACTTTCCCGTGGTCACTCTTCACTAAATCGCCGCAGCGGCGGATGCGCGTGGCCTTCACGTGCAACGTCTGCGGCCAGCGCACAACCCGGGCGATCAACCCACATGCCTATACCGACGGCACCGTCTTCGTTCAG TGTTGTGGATGCAATGTATTCCATAAGCTGGTGGACAATTTGAATCTTTTCCACGAGATGAAGTGCTATGTGGATCCAAGCTTCAATCCAAACGTGAACGATGGCATGAGCGTCAAGTTCTTTGACGAGGACGAGGACAAGGGCGCTGATATCTTTCCTGGCATATGA